The genomic stretch CGGTATCTCCAGGTTAGTGCGAGTGGAAAATATTTTCCACTCGAAGTTCACTTCTTGCTGAGCACATACAACTGATGTTCTCATGTTGTTGTGATGGTAAATTACATCTGTGGCTTAACTAGGAAAGCGGAACCCCTGGATCATTTGAAGAAAACACACTTAACATTTTTGAAACATTTGGAGCATTTTGTAGAAGAGGAAGATGTGGATGCACAGGTGAGGTAGCTATGTGATCTGATTTAGTTGTTTCTATCCTGCATGTTGAGCACCACACTTTTGTATTCATCAAACGTTTCGATAATTCATATTGTTTGTATCCATGAGTATGTTGACCATTGAAATAGCTCATAGGTATGttgagcatcacattcctgccTATTTCCAATAACTCATGGACTTTGTATTTCAATTGCAATCTTCATATCAGGATCTCATGGCTACGCTTTGCCATTTGATCTATGGTCATTAGACTGTCAGTTCTGTATTGCCACTGGAGTTCTCAGCGCTCTCCAGCAAACGTTCTTAACTGCTGTAGAACCAGAAAAATTTACATTGTATATTTTAAATCATGACCATACATTACTTCCAAGTCTATTGATACATTCGTATGACCAGAAAATGGACTAGCTTAGCACACCTCTCTTGCTTAGACTGGTAATCATATTATGAGTGAGAAATACTGTTGGTTTAGGATTAGTCATAACTGGGAATGAATTCCAGAATCCACTTTTCTTTTATTCGTACTGTTCATATGTTCTATTGTGAATTTACTGGTGTCTGCTATAGAAATTTTTGTTATATGGCAAGATACAATTTGCATAGCTTTAGTGTACCAAGCGTTAGGGATATAAACAAAGAAAGGGGGACATGTGAGTTTCTTTTTGGTAAAGATATACCACTCCACAAGGCTGTGAAATAATTTattcaaaatatcattatatTCTTTTCTTTAACCCACATATTCTCTTTTTAAAGGTTTCATCATCGTCCATTCTTCACATAGCATCATTTTCATGCATATAGTTGCTTGAGCCTGTCATCCTAGTGGATTAATATTCATTCTTCACTCtgttttttgttttctcttGTCTTCAGCCATCTAAAAAGCAGAAGAATGAACCTAGCGTGGTAGATCCATGGTCTGCATCTACTAGGAACACTTTACTGGAAAAAATTAACAGTGACCTCAGGAAGTTTGCTGTAAGTTCAGATGCTAGCATGTATAGTTTTTCTGTGTGTCACTTAACTCTCATCATGGGATGCACAAATCCTTAACAGGGATACTACAAGAGTAACAAGGTCTACTACGGAAAGGTGGCCTTAACTTCTTCGCTGAATATTTTAAGAAACAAGGTCATTGAGTTAGGTATAACTGtaattattttgtttctttcttgcaCAAAGATGTCATACATTCTGGATCACGTTCCTAGTTTGACTAACTGATGATTGATACTCCAAGTTGCAATGAATACATTATAAGAATTTGCAGATATGTCCTCTTCTTTTGCAAGCTCATTTGTATTGTTGTTATTACAAAATGCAACTACAATCCCCTTTTTTGTGTCAAGGTGGCAGAAAGTATCAGATCAAAGGATCTCCTGGCACTGGTGCTTTTGCTAAAGTATACAAAGCAACTGTTGATGGTAATGCAGAAGAAATGGTTGCTTTGAAGGTGAAAAATGTTTCCATTGTCTTAGTGAAACTTGCCTTTCATAGTTTGTTGCACTGTTAAACGTCATTCATATTTGCAGATTCAGAATCCCCCATTTCCTTGGGAATTTTACATGTATCGCCAACTTGATATGCGTATATCTGAAGTTGAGGTACAAAATTTCGGTTTAGAGAAACCTCAACATTCTTTCATTATATCATAATGATGTTTATACTATAAATTGTTTTACTTCCAGCGACCAAGCTTCGGATATGCTCACGAAATCCATATCTTCTCTGATGTCAGCGTGTTAGTCTGTGATTACCTGCCGTATGGAACCCTTCTGGTAATTACAATACAAAAAGTCCTTTAGAAATCAGCTCTATCAAAACAACTTTTGCGTGTTGATTATCTATGTTAGGGAATATGCAACTACAGACAATTGATGTTGCAAAGACGTGATGAGATATAACTCaaaccttttgcaggatgttatAAATTCCCACTTAGTAGTCGGTCGGTACATGGATGAGGTCCTGTGCATGTATTATACCATCGAGATGCTGAAGATGCTGGAAACACTGCATAGTGTTGGCATAATCCATGGTGATTTCAAACCTGATAACATGCTTGTTTGCTACCTAAGGTAATAACGATACCATTGCTGTTGCCACTTTATTTGCCCCCCTTTTCCTGTGGTATCTGTTTACTCGGTAATACACATGCAAAATGCATTTATTTTCTCTAGTATTAAGGATTCAAACTGCAAATCCCAAGCACAATACCTGTACAGTTGGACCATTGTTGCCATTCATGTTCTCAAAGACTCTTGTTTTAGGCGAATCCTGGTGCTTGTGTTATTAGGATGACATTTAGCTATGAGTCCCACAAACATATGAAATGCCTACAACTACAAGTAGGTCAGCTAGACTTAGCTCTAGCTAAGAAAGTTAATTATCGATGTGaatatttgagttgtttggcCATGAAAAAAGCATAAAGTTCATAATCACTCCATTTGCTCGCCGTAAGTGCTGGAATGGTGGGTTGGCGAATCTTAATCGTTTACTGCATATTCATTACCTCCTAGCAGTAATGGGCATCCCATTTCTTATGCTCTTATTGTAGCTTATCTGCTGAATGGTTATGTTCTGATCTGTTGTTCTATTGAGATAACAGCAAACTAGGCTGTAGTTCAGGTAGGCTTTATATTTGGAAACATGATTTTGATCCCTTTTGTCAAAGGTAAATCATAACAAAATCTTTTTAACAAGTCTATAGCCCATTCCttgaccccccccccccccccatgtTTCAGTTCAACATGTAGCCTTCGTCAAGTCATTTTAATTGATTTGTTTCTAACTGCTTTACTAATCAATGTCTTTCTTCACTCTTGGTATGTAAAGTGGACATATAACAGAAGAGACCTTCAGAAGCGAAACAAGGGACGAGCAGAATCAGGTGAGCATATCCATCCTAGCACGCAACTTGCTTAGAGcctgggctgtttggatacgaggtactaaactttaggagtgtcacatcggacGTTCGGAccctaattaggaggactaaacatgagctaattataaaactaactgcagaacccctatactaattcgcgagacgaatctattaagtctaattaatccatcattagcaactggttactgtagcactacattgtcaaattatggactaattagacttaatagattcgtctcgcgaattagattccatctgtgcaattagttttgtaattagactatatttaatacttctaattagtatccaaacatccgatgtgacatgtcctaaagtttacgaggtgtttcccaaacacccctagacGGCATTGGAGCCCTTTTTTCTGATGCTTTGTGAAATCTGCAATCCAGGGGCTCTGCCTTGTTGACTGGGGTCGTGGCATTGATCTGAATCTTTTCCGCGCCGGCACGGAGTTCCACGGGGACTGTGGAACGTCAGGATTCCGCTGCGTCGAGATGCAGGAGGATAGAAACTGGACGTATCAGGTCAGGACTCAGGATCCGCCTGTGCTTTCCTCTGCTGCTCTAAAAGTTACTGAATGCCTACGGATACGATGCGCTGGTCTCTTCTGCGTGCAGGTCGACACATACGGCCTCTGCGCCATCGTGCACATGATGCTACACGGGGCAGAGATGAGCGTCCAGAAGGTGCCCAGGGCAGGCGGGGGCTACGAATACCAGCCGAGGCTGCCGTTTAGAAGGTGCGCACACCATTACTGCGAATCCTTTTGTTCGCCTCTCGCGCGCGTGAACGATGTTACTTAGCAACGGGGCAGTAGATTAATGGGACTCGACCGCAGGTACTGGAACGTGGAGCTGTGGAGGAAACTCTTCACCATGCTGCTGAACGCGCCCTCCAACGGCAGTGACGTGACGGCGCTCCGGGGCCTGCGCGCGTCCTTCCGGGAGCACATGTGCAGCGACCGGCAGCTCGTCGGCAAGCTGAACCAGCAGCTGGCGAAGCAGAAGGCCTCCCTGTGCTCGTCCTGATAAGATGAGGCGCACCGGCCGACGTATCCCATGCCgtgttgtgagttgtgacagtCCCCGGGGAGCCCTCCCCGTCTAATCCCGAGCACTGCTGGTGCCTGCGATCCCCATGTAATGTATCTCCTACTAGCGTGAACGGAAAATCTGTCACGTCAGTTAAGTTATGGggtatctatctatctatctgtcTAAACGAAACAGCAGCGCCCAAAAGTCAAATGAGTTTGCAAATCAGCTGAGGCGAGCGGCAGCGACAGCATACGTGCTGCCGCGTGGCTCTAGGGCTCTAGGCTAAACGGCTCGCCGGGTCGCCTCGCTTGGCCTTGGCGCTCGTGCCCTAGCGTGAGATCAATTCAGCGATAGTTCGTGTTCGTCCTCGCGAACCCGAGCCGTCCACCATGGAATGACATTGGCGTGGCCGGCGCGGCCAAGCAAGCGACGGCCACGACGAAACAGGCTTCCCTAGTTCCCTCccttgctggcggcggcggcgtgttcGCTTGGCCGGCGGGCACGGACGCACGGCCCCTGTCCACCTTGCTGTGCGTTTGGACTTTGGATCAGCCTCTCATGCTTACGTGGGCTGTTGCGTGTTAGGTGGAGTCATGGGCTTGTTGGACTTGCCGGCCGGGCTCGCGAGAGGCCGACAACCGCCATCGAGCCCATCACCCGATAACACACCTAAATAGGCGAGCCCGACGCGCCCCCGATTCACCGGCCCAACCCGATCCCACCTTGTTCTCCAACGGCGGCTCCCCCCGCCCCTGGTCGCCGTCTTCCCGCACGCGCCGCTCGCCCCTTCCCTCTCCGTCTctggcgcggcggcgctgcctaGGGTAGTCAGGGTTCCGGCAAGATGGGTGAGCGTAAGGTGTTGAACAAGTATTACCCGCCGGACTTCGACCCGTCGAAgatcccgcggcggcggcagcccaaGAACCAGCAGATCAAGGTGCGCATGATGCTCCCCATGAGCATCCAATGCGCCACCTGCGGGACATACATCTACAAGGGCACCAAGTTCAACTCCAGAAAGGAGGATGTCGTCGGAGAGGTAGGCAACGCACCCGGAcctagttgtttttttttccccctattAGGTTGTCGGAGAGGTAGGCAACTCACCCAGACCtagttggttttttttttttgagtggaATGAAATTCCATTAAACCACTGACACGGCGATGTCGCTGGCCACCAAGTCCGCAACGTCGGCTGAAGCTCCGTCCCAAATAAGGTCGGAATTACACGGGCACTTACAGCCCATTGCCGCTAGTAGGGCATGTGGTACCTTATTACATTCACGAAGACAGTAGGAGCAGGAGGAGAAACTAGAAAAACTAAGCTATCAAGCTTTTTATATCAAATATGATTCCTCCAGTCAGTGCCAAGCTGAAATTTGCTCCCTCCAGAGCTGATTTATCCATCATACGGTCCGTCTCCAAATCCACATGCTGCATTTCCTTGTCACTGGCACTGTCGCTAATAGGAATCACTCTTTGCTCTTGGTGGTGCTCTCGTTAGGCCCAAATTGTTGGATCCACCGCCACTATTTGTTACGACTTAGGACCAGGGAGAGCAATGCTAACATTTGTTACACTTATGTGATAAGTGATATATCTCTGTGGTTCATAGTTCCATGCTGTCTGCTAAGCAAATATTTTGCCACCCACCATATCGACATCATTATTTTTTCTGAATGAAGCCATTGCGCTAGCTGTTTATCCACTGTATGTTTTGTGTCGTGCGACCTATATGATTTAGTTGTACAGAAAACAGAAATGAAATGGTTGCCTAAAAATTAGGTGTAATTGTGAAAACTGATGACAGGAGTTTGGTTTTTGGTACATACATCAGCTGTGGATGATTCGACCACACCAGCAGGGTATTTAGTAATCTACATACTCCATGGGTTATGGACTAATATTCTTAAGAGAGATTTGGTGCATATTACTGCTAGATACTTATGCTTTTGCTTGCTTTATCTGTAGAAGCAAGCAGAGCAGATGATGTATCCTAAGTGCTGTAAAACACTTCCTAGCTTCACAGAATTTTATTGCTAGAGCTATTTGAAACACCACATTATTCTAACTCCGAACTAATTATGACATATAGAAAAGGGGTCAAATTGAGAGGGTAGCAGAAGTGCAGTACTATGAAGAATTGAAGATG from Setaria italica strain Yugu1 chromosome II, Setaria_italica_v2.0, whole genome shotgun sequence encodes the following:
- the LOC101772623 gene encoding mitotic checkpoint serine/threonine-protein kinase BUB1: MVILARTPGGASSPLRRSSPRVPRETASPPSDPILPYLRSISRAMDELGTGSQCDAAALERLKCYLTECIKKYGDEYQYSTDPRLLNIWILYADVTEAFPKVYKQLEDKRMFLEHALLYESYALHLCAEGKVQEADKVYATGISRKAEPLDHLKKTHLTFLKHLEHFVEEEDVDAQPSKKQKNEPSVVDPWSASTRNTLLEKINSDLRKFAGYYKSNKVYYGKVALTSSLNILRNKVIELGGRKYQIKGSPGTGAFAKVYKATVDGNAEEMVALKIQNPPFPWEFYMYRQLDMRISEVERPSFGYAHEIHIFSDVSVLVCDYLPYGTLLDVINSHLVVGRYMDEVLCMYYTIEMLKMLETLHSVGIIHGDFKPDNMLVCYLSGHITEETFRSETRDEQNQGLCLVDWGRGIDLNLFRAGTEFHGDCGTSGFRCVEMQEDRNWTYQVDTYGLCAIVHMMLHGAEMSVQKVPRAGGGYEYQPRLPFRRYWNVELWRKLFTMLLNAPSNGSDVTALRGLRASFREHMCSDRQLVGKLNQQLAKQKASLCSS